The Streptobacillus felis DNA window CCTATATATGTTGTAATTCCAAAACTCCATAATATGCTTGTAATTGCACTTCTAAATACTCCATTCCCGTACTCTAACGCCATATTAATTGAATCTTTCTCTTTTTTTCTTGTAAATCCTGTTCCATATAGATAATTACAGAAAACTTTTGCTGCTG harbors:
- a CDS encoding CRISPR-associated endonuclease Cas1, whose protein sequence is AAKVFCNYLYGTGFTRKKEKDSINMALEYGNGVFRSAITSILWSFGITTYIGVHHDSMMNAFNLTYDFIEP